The Lycium ferocissimum isolate CSIRO_LF1 chromosome 1, AGI_CSIRO_Lferr_CH_V1, whole genome shotgun sequence genome includes a region encoding these proteins:
- the LOC132052807 gene encoding superoxide dismutase [Fe], chloroplastic, with the protein MAATPSATLPSTFLPCPGFRESCRILNWRTHKKQLVRKAGAVKVRATFELEPPPYPMNALEPHMSRTTFEYHWGKHHRAYVDNLNKQIVGTELDDLTLEDIILVTYNRGDLLPPFNNAAQAWNHQFFWESMKPGGGGKPSGELLELINRDFGSFEAFVKEFKTAAATQFGSGWAWLAYKANRLDVGNASNPHPSDEDKKLVIVKTPNAVNPLVWDYSPLLTIDVWEHAYHLDFRSRRAEYISIFMEKLVSWEAVSSRLEAAKAQAAEREKEEERKRREEEEEYQAGDEVREMYVESTDSEAE; encoded by the exons ATGGCCGCCACACCTTCTGCTACTCTCCCCTCTACATTTCTTCCTTGTCCAG GCTTTCGTGAGTCATGTCGAATCTTAAATTGGAGAACCCACAAG AAACAGTTGGTGAGAAAAGCTGGTGCTGTTAAAGTTAGAGCTACATTTGAGCTGGAACCTCCACCTTATCCCATG AATGCTCTGGAGCCTCATATGAGCCGCACTACATTTGAATACCACTGGGGGAAGCATCACAGGGCTTATGTCGACAACCTAAACAAGCAAATAGTCGGAACAGAACTGGACGACTTGACGCTAGAGGACATAATACTTGTTACGTATAACAGAGGCGATCTCCTTCCACCATTCAACAACGCTGCACAG GCTTGGAATCATCAATTCTTCtgggagtctatgaagcctgGTGGAGGAGGAAAGCCATCTGGTGAACTATTAGAATTAATCAACAGAGATTTCGGCTCCTTTGAAGcatttgttaaagaatttaAGACGGCTGCAGCAACACAATTTGGTTCTGGATGGGCTTGGCTTGCAT ACAAAGCAAATAGACTTGATGTAGGAAACGCGTCAAATCCCCATCCTTCCGATGAGGACAAAAAGCTTGTAATTGTGAAAACACCTAATGCTGTAAACCCCCTCGTTTGGGATTACTCG CCACTCCTCactatagatgtttgggag CATGCTTACCATCTTGACTTTCGG AGTCGGCGCGCTGAGTACATATCAATCTTTATGGAGAAGCTTGTATCATGGGAAGCAGTGAGTTCTAGGCTTGAAGCAGCTAAAGCTCAAGCTGCCGAgcgggaaaaagaagaagagaggaagaGGAGAGAGGAGGAAGAGGAATATCAAGCCGGTGATGAAGTTAGAGAGATGTATGTGGAAAGTACAGATTCTGAGGCGGAATAA
- the LOC132052817 gene encoding ATP synthase subunit delta', mitochondrial, translating into MFRHGSRLLTRATTMTWRRPFSTELSAEHSVDSTFVEAWKKLIPNTEPPKTPSAYMNPRPATPSSIPSKLSVNFVLPYSSELSGKEVDMVIIPATTGQMGVLPGHVATIAELKPGVLSVHEGNDVTKYFVSGGFAFVHANSFADIIAIEAVPLDRIDPNLVQKGLTEFTQKLSTASTDVEKAEAQIGVDVHSALNAALTG; encoded by the exons ATGTTCCGACACGGTTCAAGACTCCTAACAAGAGCCACCACGATGACGTGGCGCCGCCCATTTTCAACTGAGCTATCAGCTGAGCACAGCGTTGATTCCACATTTGTAGAGGCTTGGAAGAAATTAATACCTAACACCGAACCACCTAAGACTCCATCTGCGTACATGAACCCTAGGCCTGCAACTCCTTCATCTATCCCTTCTAAGCTTAGTGTCAACTTTGTCCTTCCTTATTCCTCTGAACTCTCCGGTAAAGAG GTTGACATGGTTATCATCCCTGCAACTACAGGACAAATGGGTGTTTTGCCTGGGCATGTTGCGACAATTGCAGAGCTGAAGCCCGGTGTCCTATCAGTTCACGAAGGCAATGATGTGACCAAGTACTTTGTGAGTGGTGGATTTGCATTTGTTCATGCAAATTCTTTTGCAGATATAATTGCTATTGAAGCTGTACCACTTGACCGGATTGATCCCAATTTGGTACAAAAGGGCCTCACAGAGTTTACACAGAAGCTAAGCACTGCGTCGACTGATGTAGAGAAAGCTGAGGCCCAGATTGGAGTTGATGTACACAGTGCCCTTAATGCTGCTCTGACCGGTTAA